AGTGTGGCGCGGACGAGAACCTACCGTACCAGTGTCGTCGGTGTGGCAACACGTTCTGTGCCGCCCATCGCCTCCCGGAGAGTCACAATTGCCCCGGACTGAATGACTGGGCTAACCCCGATGGCGTTTTCGATTCTGGGTTTGATGACTCGATCCAGAATCGAGGTCGTGCCGAGGAGGGTGTGCTCAAGCGGGTAAAGTCTACTGTTGGACGACAAACGTCCACCCATAGTGTGGTCAATTTCTTCCCGGGAGGTCTGACCAATGTCTTCCTTGTGCTGATGTGGGTGACGTTTGCGATGCAGTTCGTCATTTTTCCCGTTCTCTTCGGAATCTCTCCCGGATCATCTCTGTGGCGGTCAGTGTTCGTCCTCTCGACACAGCATCCACTGTACGTCTGGACGTGGCTCACAGCTATCTTCGCCCACGGTGGCTTCACGCATATCGCGGTGAATAGTATCGCGCTGTACTTCTTCGGGCCAGTTGTCGAGCGTCGCCTCGGCACGGTGCGCTTTACAGTGCTGTTTCTCGCTACGGGCGTGCTCGCTGGGCTCGCACAGGTTGGGGCGACACTGCTCCTGAATCCTGGAGTACAGTCGGGAGTTGTCGGCGCGTCGGGCGCCATCATGGCTGTCATGGGGGTCCTCACCGTTCTCCGACCCAAGCTCAAGGTGTATCTGTACTTCATACTCCCAATCCCGCTTTGGATGCTTACCATCGGGTTCGCCGTCTTTTCGACCGTCGCCGGCCCTTCCTCGATGGGTCCGGGGGGTGTAGCGAACTGGGCCCACCTCGTGGGGATCGGTCTCGGCCTCGCGTACGGAGCGGTTGTCAAGAAAGGTCAAAACATCCCCGAATCGATTCACATTGGCCGCGGTCCGGGCCGCTCAGGCCGGCGCCGCTTCTGAGAGAACGTACATACGAGTCACCATCCAATATCATCATCTGCCTAGAGAAATCCCGCCACGTTTGTTCAGCTTGAAAGACGAGCACCCACAAGAAGTGCAGCACCAATGAATACGATCGCGAAAATAGCGCTTTCGAGTGGACCGATCACTTCGAAGACGTCATTTGCGACGGTCCAGATAGCATCAGCGTACAGAACAATGAGGAGGCCGAGCGTAAGCATCACCATCGCAAGCCCTGAACCATGCACGTCAAGGTCCA
This genomic window from Halogeometricum sp. S3BR5-2 contains:
- a CDS encoding rhomboid family intramembrane serine protease, with translation MAECDECGADENLPYQCRRCGNTFCAAHRLPESHNCPGLNDWANPDGVFDSGFDDSIQNRGRAEEGVLKRVKSTVGRQTSTHSVVNFFPGGLTNVFLVLMWVTFAMQFVIFPVLFGISPGSSLWRSVFVLSTQHPLYVWTWLTAIFAHGGFTHIAVNSIALYFFGPVVERRLGTVRFTVLFLATGVLAGLAQVGATLLLNPGVQSGVVGASGAIMAVMGVLTVLRPKLKVYLYFILPIPLWMLTIGFAVFSTVAGPSSMGPGGVANWAHLVGIGLGLAYGAVVKKGQNIPESIHIGRGPGRSGRRRF